One window of Aricia agestis chromosome 20, ilAriAges1.1, whole genome shotgun sequence genomic DNA carries:
- the LOC121736979 gene encoding retinoblastoma-like protein 1 isoform X3 — protein MKMPKPDESEENWISMIDNLCSKLNVDPVAAKKSKESFLEINRNYTLDGDPMHWMACALYVACRTSMTPTVESGKAVEGNCVSLTGLLRACNISLIQFFNKIKNWMEMALMPSDFKDRITRLEHKFAVSTVLFRNFQPLFQEIFSGLTNEPVKPNNPKSKKHKLQPCSTNALFEFTWCLYVCVKGEFHNSADDLVDMYHILLSCLDFVFANAFMARRIDLINPGFKVVPKDWLNDDFEMPSEPPCIISALCEIKEGLAVEAATMKEYSWMPVIKSFFSKKHLKGDSENLLGLLDVGNFDANLKSLNNLYETYVLSVGEFDERIFLGEHANEQIGSKKVSGDEISQVIASFGPGGRACPDTPLTGRRYLARREALTPVSEAANSLARLAALLRHARPHPSPHLRAFLNKYGVTEEFINTNVVRPCNGWMDQFSKCLSENNCSSETIAFRCNMVTCLYYNVFEYIIREEHRKKPQVSLQKLLSQETYQLTVYACCTEVVLHAYGVHSMRFPRVLQIYNLSAFHFYKIIELVVQAVVDKLSRDVIKHLNVVEEQVLESLVWSGGSPLWEQLARAPVPASADVYVHDERPTTSIDRFLTPMADQAKKQLFKDNIKPVQSNKPEAPAPAVTSQPNSDKPNTTPNSTPKKANNSLILFFRKFYGLAEVRMNDLCDRLRLSDDELKRKIWTCLEYSIMHQTQLLKDRHLDQLLMCAVYVICKVSATATNPVEQTFADIMRCYRQRPLADNHVYRSVLIRPAGPQESPERGDLINFYNQVYVKCMQNFALRFTGKHKDECSLSPLPGRAGRSPGGQRVSGHQLYVKPLTTPPHHHNHLTYRFSRSPAKDLHAINTMVSCEVGGKRPAVAEGDVVKRARLAAAGVARKLQGLVSDRQAV, from the exons GGCGACCCGATGCACTGGATGGCCTGTGCGCTGTATGTTGCATGCAGAACATCTATGACCCCAACAGTAGAATCAGGAAAAGCTGTTGAAGGAAATTGTGTGAGTTTGACGGGACTTCTGAGAGCATGTAATATAAG CCTTATACAGTTTTTTAACAAGATCAAAAATTGGATGGAAATGGCACTGATGCCATCAGATTTTAAGGACAGAATAACAAGACTTGAGCATAAATTTGCCGTTTCTACTGTCCTGTTCAGAAACTTCCAACCATTGTTCCAAGAAATATTCTCTGGATTAACTAATGAACCTGTTAAACCTAAtaacccaaagagtaaaaagcACAA ACTACAACCATGTTCCACAAATGCATTATTTGAGTTCACATGGTGCCTGTATGTTTGTGTGAAGGGAGAGTTTCACAACTCAGCAGACGATCTTGTTGATATGTACCACATTCTTTTGTCTTGCTTGGACTTTGTTTTCGCCAATGCCTTTATGGCGAGGAGAATTGATTTGATCAATCCAGGATTTAAAG tTGTGCCAAAAGATTGGCTGAATGATGATTTTGAGATGCCCAGTGAGCCGCCTTGTATTATATCTGCCCTGTGTGAAATCAAAGAAGGACTGGCAGTGGAGGCTGCTACCATGAAAGAGTACAGTTGGATGCCAGTCATAAAGtcatttttcagtaaaaaa CATTTAAAAGGAGACAGCGAAAACTTATTAGGATTACTGGATGTTGGAAACTTTGATGCTAACTTGAAATCATTGAACAATTTATATGAAACTTATGTGTTGAGTGTGGGAGAATTTGATGAAAGAATATTTTTAG GTGAACATGCCAACGAGCAGATAGGAAGCAAGAAAGTATCTGGTGATGAAATATCCCAAGTTATAGCAAGTTTTGGACCA GGTGGTCGCGCCTGCCCGGACACGCCGCTGACGGGTCGGCGATATTTGGCGCGTCGCGAGGCGCTAACCCCGGTATCGGAGGCGGCGAACAGCCTGGCGCGATTAGCTGCGTTACTGCGCCACGCGCGCCCGCACCCCTCGCCGCATCTACGAGCTTTCCTCAA TAAATACGGGGTCACAGAAGAGTTTATAAACACGAACGTGGTGCGACCGTGCAACGGATGGATGGATCAGTTCTCGAAGTGTCTGAGCGAGAACAACTGCAGCAGCGAGACTATAGCATTCCGGTGTAACATGGTCACGTGCTTGTATTACAACGTCTTCGAGTATATCATAAGGGAGGAACATAGGAAGAAGCCACAGGTTTCTTTGCAG AAACTTCTATCACAAGAGACATACCAGCTCACAGTATATGCTTGTTGTACGGAGGTCGTGCTGCACGCGTACGGCGTCCACTCTATGCGGTTCCCGCGGGTGCTGCAGATATACAACCTGAGTGCGTTCCACTTCTACAAGATTATAGAATTGGTTGTCCAAGCGGTGGTCGATAAACTCAGCAGGGATGTTATCAAGCATCTTAATGTT gtggAGGAACAAGTTCTGGAGTCACTCGTATGGAGCGGTGGCAGCCCGCTGTGGGAGCAGCTGGCGCGCGCGCCCGTGCCCGCCTCCGCCGACGTTTACGTGCATGACGAGAGACCCACCA caTCAATCGACAGATTTCTTACCCCGATGGCGGACCAAGCGAAGAAACAGCTATTTAAGGACAACATAAAACCCG tgcaATCAAATAAACCAGAAGCTCCAGCGCCGGCGGTCACGAGTCAGCCCAACAGCGATAAGCCCAATACCACACCAAATAGCACGCCCAAGAAGGCTAACAATTCATTAATATTGTTCTTCAGAAAG TTCTACGGTTTGGCGGAAGTTCGTATGAACGATCTATGTGATCGACTACGTCTCTCGGACGACGAGTTGAAGAGAAAGATATGGACGTGTCTAGAATATTCCATCATGCACCAAACACAGCTGCTAAAGGACAGGCATCTGGATCAGCTTCTTATGTGTGCGGTGTATGTTATATGCAAG GTGTCGGCGACCGCGACGAATCCCGTGGAGCAGACGTTTGCGGACATCATGCGGTGTTACCGGCAGCGCCCTCTCGCGGACAACCACGTTTACCGCTCAGTGCTCATACGACCGGCTGGACCGCAAG AATCGCCCGAGAGAGGAGACTTAATCAATTTCTACAATCAAGTGTATGTAAAGTGTATGCAAAACTTCGCTCTGAGGTTTACGGGGAAACATAAAGAT GAGTGTAGCCTGTCCCCTCTGCCGGGACGCGCGGGGCGGTCGCCGGGCGGGCAGCGCGTGTCCGGACACCAGCTGTACGTGAAACCGCTCACCACGCCGCCCCACCACCACAACCACCTCACGTACCGGTTCAGCCGCAGCCCCGCCAAG GACCTGCACGCGATAAACACGATGGTGTCGTGCGAGGTGGGCGGCAAGCGGCCGGCCGTGGCGGAGGGCGACGTCGTGAAGCGCGCCCGCCTCGCCGCCGCCGGCGTCGCGCGCAAGCTGCAGGGGCTTGTCAGCGACAGACAGGCTGTCTGA
- the LOC121736979 gene encoding retinoblastoma-like protein 1 isoform X2 yields the protein MPKPDESEENWISMIDNLCSKLNVDPVAAKKSKESFLEINRNYTLDGDPMHWMACALYVACRTSMTPTVESGKAVEGNCVSLTGLLRACNISLIQFFNKIKNWMEMALMPSDFKDRITRLEHKFAVSTVLFRNFQPLFQEIFSGLTNEPVKPNNPKSKKHKLQPCSTNALFEFTWCLYVCVKGEFHNSADDLVDMYHILLSCLDFVFANAFMARRIDLINPGFKVVPKDWLNDDFEMPSEPPCIISALCEIKEGLAVEAATMKEYSWMPVIKSFFSKKHLKGDSENLLGLLDVGNFDANLKSLNNLYETYVLSVGEFDERIFLGEHANEQIGSKKVSGDEISQVIASFGPGGRACPDTPLTGRRYLARREALTPVSEAANSLARLAALLRHARPHPSPHLRAFLNKYGVTEEFINTNVVRPCNGWMDQFSKCLSENNCSSETIAFRCNMVTCLYYNVFEYIIREEHRKKPQVSLQKLLSQETYQLTVYACCTEVVLHAYGVHSMRFPRVLQIYNLSAFHFYKIIELVVQAVVDKLSRDVIKHLNVVEEQVLESLVWSGGSPLWEQLARAPVPASADVYVHDERPTTSIDRFLTPMADQAKKQLFKDNIKPGQSLLVQSNKPEAPAPAVTSQPNSDKPNTTPNSTPKKANNSLILFFRKFYGLAEVRMNDLCDRLRLSDDELKRKIWTCLEYSIMHQTQLLKDRHLDQLLMCAVYVICKVSATATNPVEQTFADIMRCYRQRPLADNHVYRSVLIRPAGPQESPERGDLINFYNQVYVKCMQNFALRFTGKHKDECSLSPLPGRAGRSPGGQRVSGHQLYVKPLTTPPHHHNHLTYRFSRSPAKDLHAINTMVSCEVGGKRPAVAEGDVVKRARLAAAGVARKLQGLVSDRQAV from the exons GGCGACCCGATGCACTGGATGGCCTGTGCGCTGTATGTTGCATGCAGAACATCTATGACCCCAACAGTAGAATCAGGAAAAGCTGTTGAAGGAAATTGTGTGAGTTTGACGGGACTTCTGAGAGCATGTAATATAAG CCTTATACAGTTTTTTAACAAGATCAAAAATTGGATGGAAATGGCACTGATGCCATCAGATTTTAAGGACAGAATAACAAGACTTGAGCATAAATTTGCCGTTTCTACTGTCCTGTTCAGAAACTTCCAACCATTGTTCCAAGAAATATTCTCTGGATTAACTAATGAACCTGTTAAACCTAAtaacccaaagagtaaaaagcACAA ACTACAACCATGTTCCACAAATGCATTATTTGAGTTCACATGGTGCCTGTATGTTTGTGTGAAGGGAGAGTTTCACAACTCAGCAGACGATCTTGTTGATATGTACCACATTCTTTTGTCTTGCTTGGACTTTGTTTTCGCCAATGCCTTTATGGCGAGGAGAATTGATTTGATCAATCCAGGATTTAAAG tTGTGCCAAAAGATTGGCTGAATGATGATTTTGAGATGCCCAGTGAGCCGCCTTGTATTATATCTGCCCTGTGTGAAATCAAAGAAGGACTGGCAGTGGAGGCTGCTACCATGAAAGAGTACAGTTGGATGCCAGTCATAAAGtcatttttcagtaaaaaa CATTTAAAAGGAGACAGCGAAAACTTATTAGGATTACTGGATGTTGGAAACTTTGATGCTAACTTGAAATCATTGAACAATTTATATGAAACTTATGTGTTGAGTGTGGGAGAATTTGATGAAAGAATATTTTTAG GTGAACATGCCAACGAGCAGATAGGAAGCAAGAAAGTATCTGGTGATGAAATATCCCAAGTTATAGCAAGTTTTGGACCA GGTGGTCGCGCCTGCCCGGACACGCCGCTGACGGGTCGGCGATATTTGGCGCGTCGCGAGGCGCTAACCCCGGTATCGGAGGCGGCGAACAGCCTGGCGCGATTAGCTGCGTTACTGCGCCACGCGCGCCCGCACCCCTCGCCGCATCTACGAGCTTTCCTCAA TAAATACGGGGTCACAGAAGAGTTTATAAACACGAACGTGGTGCGACCGTGCAACGGATGGATGGATCAGTTCTCGAAGTGTCTGAGCGAGAACAACTGCAGCAGCGAGACTATAGCATTCCGGTGTAACATGGTCACGTGCTTGTATTACAACGTCTTCGAGTATATCATAAGGGAGGAACATAGGAAGAAGCCACAGGTTTCTTTGCAG AAACTTCTATCACAAGAGACATACCAGCTCACAGTATATGCTTGTTGTACGGAGGTCGTGCTGCACGCGTACGGCGTCCACTCTATGCGGTTCCCGCGGGTGCTGCAGATATACAACCTGAGTGCGTTCCACTTCTACAAGATTATAGAATTGGTTGTCCAAGCGGTGGTCGATAAACTCAGCAGGGATGTTATCAAGCATCTTAATGTT gtggAGGAACAAGTTCTGGAGTCACTCGTATGGAGCGGTGGCAGCCCGCTGTGGGAGCAGCTGGCGCGCGCGCCCGTGCCCGCCTCCGCCGACGTTTACGTGCATGACGAGAGACCCACCA caTCAATCGACAGATTTCTTACCCCGATGGCGGACCAAGCGAAGAAACAGCTATTTAAGGACAACATAAAACCCGGTCAGTCTTTGCTAG tgcaATCAAATAAACCAGAAGCTCCAGCGCCGGCGGTCACGAGTCAGCCCAACAGCGATAAGCCCAATACCACACCAAATAGCACGCCCAAGAAGGCTAACAATTCATTAATATTGTTCTTCAGAAAG TTCTACGGTTTGGCGGAAGTTCGTATGAACGATCTATGTGATCGACTACGTCTCTCGGACGACGAGTTGAAGAGAAAGATATGGACGTGTCTAGAATATTCCATCATGCACCAAACACAGCTGCTAAAGGACAGGCATCTGGATCAGCTTCTTATGTGTGCGGTGTATGTTATATGCAAG GTGTCGGCGACCGCGACGAATCCCGTGGAGCAGACGTTTGCGGACATCATGCGGTGTTACCGGCAGCGCCCTCTCGCGGACAACCACGTTTACCGCTCAGTGCTCATACGACCGGCTGGACCGCAAG AATCGCCCGAGAGAGGAGACTTAATCAATTTCTACAATCAAGTGTATGTAAAGTGTATGCAAAACTTCGCTCTGAGGTTTACGGGGAAACATAAAGAT GAGTGTAGCCTGTCCCCTCTGCCGGGACGCGCGGGGCGGTCGCCGGGCGGGCAGCGCGTGTCCGGACACCAGCTGTACGTGAAACCGCTCACCACGCCGCCCCACCACCACAACCACCTCACGTACCGGTTCAGCCGCAGCCCCGCCAAG GACCTGCACGCGATAAACACGATGGTGTCGTGCGAGGTGGGCGGCAAGCGGCCGGCCGTGGCGGAGGGCGACGTCGTGAAGCGCGCCCGCCTCGCCGCCGCCGGCGTCGCGCGCAAGCTGCAGGGGCTTGTCAGCGACAGACAGGCTGTCTGA
- the LOC121736979 gene encoding retinoblastoma-like protein 1 isoform X1, translating into MKMPKPDESEENWISMIDNLCSKLNVDPVAAKKSKESFLEINRNYTLDGDPMHWMACALYVACRTSMTPTVESGKAVEGNCVSLTGLLRACNISLIQFFNKIKNWMEMALMPSDFKDRITRLEHKFAVSTVLFRNFQPLFQEIFSGLTNEPVKPNNPKSKKHKLQPCSTNALFEFTWCLYVCVKGEFHNSADDLVDMYHILLSCLDFVFANAFMARRIDLINPGFKVVPKDWLNDDFEMPSEPPCIISALCEIKEGLAVEAATMKEYSWMPVIKSFFSKKHLKGDSENLLGLLDVGNFDANLKSLNNLYETYVLSVGEFDERIFLGEHANEQIGSKKVSGDEISQVIASFGPGGRACPDTPLTGRRYLARREALTPVSEAANSLARLAALLRHARPHPSPHLRAFLNKYGVTEEFINTNVVRPCNGWMDQFSKCLSENNCSSETIAFRCNMVTCLYYNVFEYIIREEHRKKPQVSLQKLLSQETYQLTVYACCTEVVLHAYGVHSMRFPRVLQIYNLSAFHFYKIIELVVQAVVDKLSRDVIKHLNVVEEQVLESLVWSGGSPLWEQLARAPVPASADVYVHDERPTTSIDRFLTPMADQAKKQLFKDNIKPGQSLLVQSNKPEAPAPAVTSQPNSDKPNTTPNSTPKKANNSLILFFRKFYGLAEVRMNDLCDRLRLSDDELKRKIWTCLEYSIMHQTQLLKDRHLDQLLMCAVYVICKVSATATNPVEQTFADIMRCYRQRPLADNHVYRSVLIRPAGPQESPERGDLINFYNQVYVKCMQNFALRFTGKHKDECSLSPLPGRAGRSPGGQRVSGHQLYVKPLTTPPHHHNHLTYRFSRSPAKDLHAINTMVSCEVGGKRPAVAEGDVVKRARLAAAGVARKLQGLVSDRQAV; encoded by the exons GGCGACCCGATGCACTGGATGGCCTGTGCGCTGTATGTTGCATGCAGAACATCTATGACCCCAACAGTAGAATCAGGAAAAGCTGTTGAAGGAAATTGTGTGAGTTTGACGGGACTTCTGAGAGCATGTAATATAAG CCTTATACAGTTTTTTAACAAGATCAAAAATTGGATGGAAATGGCACTGATGCCATCAGATTTTAAGGACAGAATAACAAGACTTGAGCATAAATTTGCCGTTTCTACTGTCCTGTTCAGAAACTTCCAACCATTGTTCCAAGAAATATTCTCTGGATTAACTAATGAACCTGTTAAACCTAAtaacccaaagagtaaaaagcACAA ACTACAACCATGTTCCACAAATGCATTATTTGAGTTCACATGGTGCCTGTATGTTTGTGTGAAGGGAGAGTTTCACAACTCAGCAGACGATCTTGTTGATATGTACCACATTCTTTTGTCTTGCTTGGACTTTGTTTTCGCCAATGCCTTTATGGCGAGGAGAATTGATTTGATCAATCCAGGATTTAAAG tTGTGCCAAAAGATTGGCTGAATGATGATTTTGAGATGCCCAGTGAGCCGCCTTGTATTATATCTGCCCTGTGTGAAATCAAAGAAGGACTGGCAGTGGAGGCTGCTACCATGAAAGAGTACAGTTGGATGCCAGTCATAAAGtcatttttcagtaaaaaa CATTTAAAAGGAGACAGCGAAAACTTATTAGGATTACTGGATGTTGGAAACTTTGATGCTAACTTGAAATCATTGAACAATTTATATGAAACTTATGTGTTGAGTGTGGGAGAATTTGATGAAAGAATATTTTTAG GTGAACATGCCAACGAGCAGATAGGAAGCAAGAAAGTATCTGGTGATGAAATATCCCAAGTTATAGCAAGTTTTGGACCA GGTGGTCGCGCCTGCCCGGACACGCCGCTGACGGGTCGGCGATATTTGGCGCGTCGCGAGGCGCTAACCCCGGTATCGGAGGCGGCGAACAGCCTGGCGCGATTAGCTGCGTTACTGCGCCACGCGCGCCCGCACCCCTCGCCGCATCTACGAGCTTTCCTCAA TAAATACGGGGTCACAGAAGAGTTTATAAACACGAACGTGGTGCGACCGTGCAACGGATGGATGGATCAGTTCTCGAAGTGTCTGAGCGAGAACAACTGCAGCAGCGAGACTATAGCATTCCGGTGTAACATGGTCACGTGCTTGTATTACAACGTCTTCGAGTATATCATAAGGGAGGAACATAGGAAGAAGCCACAGGTTTCTTTGCAG AAACTTCTATCACAAGAGACATACCAGCTCACAGTATATGCTTGTTGTACGGAGGTCGTGCTGCACGCGTACGGCGTCCACTCTATGCGGTTCCCGCGGGTGCTGCAGATATACAACCTGAGTGCGTTCCACTTCTACAAGATTATAGAATTGGTTGTCCAAGCGGTGGTCGATAAACTCAGCAGGGATGTTATCAAGCATCTTAATGTT gtggAGGAACAAGTTCTGGAGTCACTCGTATGGAGCGGTGGCAGCCCGCTGTGGGAGCAGCTGGCGCGCGCGCCCGTGCCCGCCTCCGCCGACGTTTACGTGCATGACGAGAGACCCACCA caTCAATCGACAGATTTCTTACCCCGATGGCGGACCAAGCGAAGAAACAGCTATTTAAGGACAACATAAAACCCGGTCAGTCTTTGCTAG tgcaATCAAATAAACCAGAAGCTCCAGCGCCGGCGGTCACGAGTCAGCCCAACAGCGATAAGCCCAATACCACACCAAATAGCACGCCCAAGAAGGCTAACAATTCATTAATATTGTTCTTCAGAAAG TTCTACGGTTTGGCGGAAGTTCGTATGAACGATCTATGTGATCGACTACGTCTCTCGGACGACGAGTTGAAGAGAAAGATATGGACGTGTCTAGAATATTCCATCATGCACCAAACACAGCTGCTAAAGGACAGGCATCTGGATCAGCTTCTTATGTGTGCGGTGTATGTTATATGCAAG GTGTCGGCGACCGCGACGAATCCCGTGGAGCAGACGTTTGCGGACATCATGCGGTGTTACCGGCAGCGCCCTCTCGCGGACAACCACGTTTACCGCTCAGTGCTCATACGACCGGCTGGACCGCAAG AATCGCCCGAGAGAGGAGACTTAATCAATTTCTACAATCAAGTGTATGTAAAGTGTATGCAAAACTTCGCTCTGAGGTTTACGGGGAAACATAAAGAT GAGTGTAGCCTGTCCCCTCTGCCGGGACGCGCGGGGCGGTCGCCGGGCGGGCAGCGCGTGTCCGGACACCAGCTGTACGTGAAACCGCTCACCACGCCGCCCCACCACCACAACCACCTCACGTACCGGTTCAGCCGCAGCCCCGCCAAG GACCTGCACGCGATAAACACGATGGTGTCGTGCGAGGTGGGCGGCAAGCGGCCGGCCGTGGCGGAGGGCGACGTCGTGAAGCGCGCCCGCCTCGCCGCCGCCGGCGTCGCGCGCAAGCTGCAGGGGCTTGTCAGCGACAGACAGGCTGTCTGA
- the LOC121736981 gene encoding SAGA-associated factor 29: MPLTADVAAQQVQERLRSLHRLIYDIEAERGRNEQCIEAILRAEKAAESSPSAEDSSATSQQQMQLKNLYKAGLTAAEQEDRVLRSALSRIYEIRAIKNERRIQARHAGNKETIGCGALMKMLLSAAATLPLHVRRAGERAPPLCGAVPADPHHVARPGDAVAALVRVSDKEENWILAEVVSWLPAQGKYEVDDIDEEQKNRHVLSKRRVVPLPLMRADPRTDEGALFPKGALVMALYPQTTCFYRAVVNRLPTTAADPYEVLFEDSSYADGYSPPERVAQRYVIAIKEGKGRGT; this comes from the exons ATGCCTCTGACGGCTGATGTAGCAGCACAGCAAGTGCAG GAGCGTCTTAGATCTTTGCACAGATTGATTTATGATATCGAAGCTGAGAGAGGTCGCAATGAACAGTGCATTGAGGCCATACTGCGAGCAGAAAAAGCTGCTGAGTCGTCACCATCCGCTGAAGATTCTTCAGCTACTTCTCAACAG CAAATGCAGCTTAAGAACTTATACAAGGCGGGACTGACAGCAGCTGAGCAGGAGGACAGGGTGCTGCGCAGTGCTCTGTCACGGATATATGAGATACGAGCTATCAAGAATGAAAGGAGGATTCAG GCTCGACACGCCGGTAACAAAGAGACTATCGGCTGCGGGGCTCTCATGAAAATGCTACTAAGTGCGGCCGCGACGCTGCCGCTACACGTGCGTCGCGCGGGCGAGCGCGCGCCCCCGCTGTGCGGCGCGGTGCCCGCCGACCCGCACCACGTGGCGCGCCCCGGAGACGCCGTAGCGGCTCTAGTGAGGGTGTCCGATAAGGAGGAGAACTGGATACTCGCTGAG gtGGTATCCTGGCTCCCAGCACAAGGCAAATATGAAGTGGACGATATAGACGAGGAGCAGAAGAACAGGCACGTGCTCAGCAAACGCCGCGTGGTGCCCCTGCCGCTAATGCGAGCCGACCCTCGCACCGACGAGGGCGCCCTCTTCCCTAAGGGCGCACTAGTTATGGCCCTGTACCCGCAGACGACCTGCTTCTATAGGGCCGTGGTGAACCGACTGCCGACTACCGCGGCGGACCCGTATGAGGTTTTGTTTGAG GACTCGTCGTACGCGGACGGGTACTCGCCGCCCGAGCGTGTAGCACAACGATACGTCATCGCCATCAAAGAGGGAAAG GGTCGCGGCACCTGA